The following coding sequences are from one Triticum aestivum cultivar Chinese Spring chromosome 5A, IWGSC CS RefSeq v2.1, whole genome shotgun sequence window:
- the LOC123106019 gene encoding mitochondrial inner membrane protein OXA1-like: protein MAFSARRSLATTLSSHFTRRLHPSLSHLVPSSHRDNNREDSSSSSSGPPFPTQQAPHFPSGDLRRRSRSQGLALPLPFGAHLAAHRSFSTSSPGPQIDGILTDPAAGQMDVAAGVLSDAAALVAPAFPLPFPGEVAAAAADSFPPVAALQYAIDAVHSFTGLNWWASIAVTTILIRTVTIPLLVNQLKSTMKLNAMRPEIEAINMEMRNSMDPQSMLEGKKKLGELFTKHGVNPLTPLKGLLIQGPIFMSFFFAIQNMVEKVPSLKGGGAYWFTDLTTPDELYILPVLTSVTFLATVELNMQEGMEGNPMLQTMKNFSRILALMTIPFTMHFPKAIFCYWVTANLFSLGYGFALRKTAVRYFLNLPEVVPQPKAAQLSTFNLFEAPKPVSAVDTPTGNNGDSPTGDNCDSPTAANGSEQSNAELSDRVVFLEKKIAELERRAKARGESQE from the exons atgGCTTTCTCCGCGCGGAGGAGCCTCGCCACCACCCTCTCCAGCCACTTCACCCGCCGCCTCCACCCCTCCCTTTCCCACCTCGTCCCCTCCTCCCACCGCGACAACAACCgcgaggactcctcctcctcctcctccggcccccCGTTCCCCACCCAGCAAGCCCCGCACTTCCCCTCCGGCGACCTCCGTCGGCGCTCGAGATCCCAGGGCCTGGCCCTCCCGCTCCCCTTCGGCGCCCACCTCGCGGCCCACCgcagcttctccacctcctccccCGGACCGCAGATCGATGGGATCCTCACCGACCCCGCGGCCGGCCAGATGGATGTCGCGGCGGGCGTCCTCTCCGACGCCGCAGCCTTGGTCGCGCCCGCCTTCCCGTTGCCCTTCCCGGGGgaagtggccgccgccgccgcagactCGTTTCCCCCCGTCGCGGCACTGCAGTACGCCATCGACGCCGTCCATTCGTTCACCGGGCTCAACTG GTGGGCTTCTATTGCGGTGACGACCATCTTGATCCGAACGGTGACCATCCCGCTGCTTGTGAACCAGCTGAAGTCCACGATGAAGCTGAAT GCAATGAGGCCAGAAATTGAGGCGATCAACATGGAAATGCGTAAT TCAATGGATCCACAATCGATGCTAGAGGGGAAAAAGAAATTGGGCGAGCTATTCACAAA GCATGGTGTTAATCCATTGACTCCGTTAAAGGGTTTACTCATCCAAGGGCCTATATTCATGAGCTTTTTCTTCGCT ATACAAAACATGGTGGAGAAAGTCCCTTCTTTGAAAGGGGGTGGAGCATATTGGTTTACTGATTTGACAACTCCCGATGAGCTTTACATCCTCCCAGTGTTGACATCAGTGACGTTCTTGGCTACGGTGGAG CTCAATATGCAAGAAGGTATGGAGGGAAATCCTATGCTGCAAACGATGAAGAATTTCTCTAGAATATTGGCTCTTATGACTATACCATTTACAATGCACTTTCCCAAG GCAATTTTCTGTTACTGGGTAACGGCAAACTTGTTCTCTCTTGGGTATGGTTTTG CTCTCCGGAAGACAGCCGTAAGGTATTTCTTGAATCTTCCGGAGGTTGTACCACAGCCCAAAGCTGCGCAATTGTCGACCTTCAACCTTTTCGAGGCACCAAAGCCAGTGTCAGCAGTTGATACACCCACTGGAAACAACGGTGATTCACCCACTGGAGACAACTGTGATTCACCCACCGCAGCCAATGGGTCAGAGCAGTCTAATGCTGAGCTAAGCGATCGGGTTGTGTTTCTTGAGAAGAAGATTGCAGAACTTGAGAGGCGGGCTAAAGCTAGAGGCGAATCTCAAGAGTAA